Proteins encoded within one genomic window of Bifidobacteriaceae bacterium:
- a CDS encoding PDDEXK nuclease domain-containing protein — MSFPERISSRTLEAMPAGYAEWLADLKTRVRATQLRIVRAANAEVVELYWSIGRDIVERQKRLGWGSKVIPQLASDLRREFPDQTGWSPTNLTYMRKMARRWPEDQISQQLAAKLPWGQIMVLLDKAHDAEDLRWYAREAVANGWSRAVLAFQLKSGLRERLGAAPSNFAAALPPPDSDLAQEITKDPYVFQHAGLAQGMAEKELEQALIDRIQDTLLELGRGITLAGRQVRLTVDGVDRYLDLLMFHTEQLRYIVIELLCEASHKSSDVKSLVM; from the coding sequence ATGAGCTTCCCCGAGAGGATCTCGTCTCGCACGCTTGAGGCGATGCCGGCTGGCTACGCCGAGTGGCTCGCCGACCTCAAGACCCGCGTCCGCGCGACGCAGTTGCGCATCGTGCGCGCGGCCAACGCAGAGGTCGTCGAACTGTACTGGTCCATCGGGCGCGACATTGTCGAACGCCAGAAACGGCTGGGTTGGGGATCGAAAGTGATCCCGCAGTTGGCCAGCGACCTACGGCGGGAGTTCCCCGACCAGACCGGCTGGTCGCCGACGAACCTAACCTACATGCGCAAGATGGCCAGACGGTGGCCGGAGGACCAGATTTCGCAGCAGCTTGCTGCGAAATTGCCATGGGGTCAAATCATGGTTCTCTTGGACAAGGCCCACGACGCCGAGGACCTACGATGGTACGCCCGCGAGGCGGTGGCCAACGGCTGGTCGCGCGCTGTCCTCGCATTCCAGCTCAAGAGCGGCCTGCGCGAGCGGCTGGGAGCCGCCCCGTCCAACTTCGCCGCCGCCTTGCCACCGCCGGACTCCGACCTGGCCCAAGAAATCACCAAGGACCCTTACGTGTTCCAGCACGCCGGGCTTGCCCAAGGCATGGCTGAGAAGGAACTGGAGCAGGCCTTGATCGACCGCATCCAGGACACTCTTCTCGAACTGGGCCGTGGCATCACTTTGGCCGGACGGCAGGTCAGGCTCACCGTAGACGGGGTCGACCGGTACCTCGATCTACTCATGTTCCACACGGAACAACTGCGCTACATCGTCATCGAACTCTTATGTGAAGCTTCACATAAGAGTTCTGATGTGAAGTCACTCGTTATGTGA